From one Streptomyces spiramyceticus genomic stretch:
- a CDS encoding IS5 family transposase (programmed frameshift), giving the protein MGRGDLTGKEWARLKLHLPKSGQRGGRWGSHRRIINGILYRNRTGVPWRDLPARFGKWKTVYERHRRWSADGTWDRLFAAVLADADAEGRINWSMVSVDSTSCRAHQHAAGARKKPPRLPGKRRAPRQHRPDEGLGRSRGGLTCKIHLAGEGGRRPLALLITPGQWGDAPQFIPVMERVRVARLDGGRPRTRPDHLGGDKAYSSLRNRRYLRRRQIKHTIPEPKNQRANRQRRGSRGGRPAGFDKTIYKRRNEVERTINALKNSRAVATRFDKRAYIFHGTVTLASIRLWLRP; this is encoded by the exons ATGGGGCGGGGAGATCTCACAGGCAAAGAGTGGGCCAGGCTGAAGCTGCATCTGCCGAAGTCCGGGCAGCGTGGGGGGCGTTGGGGCAGCCATCGCAGGATCATCAACGGGATCCTGTACCGGAACCGGACCGGGGTGCCGTGGCGGGATCTGCCTGCGCGTTTCGGCAAGTGGAAGACCGTGTACGAGCGGCATCGGCGCTGGTCAGCGGATGGCACGTGGGACAGGCTCTTCGCGGCTGTCCTGGCCGATGCTGACGCGGAAGGCCGCATCAACTGGTCGATGGTAAGCGTGGACTCCACCTCCTGCCGGGCCCACCAACACGCCGCCGGAGCACGCAAGAAGCCTCCGCGGCTAC CTGGGAAAAGACGCGCGCCCCGGCAGCACCGCCCCGACGAGGGACTCGGACGCTCCCGGGGCGGCCTGACCTGCAAGATCCATCTCGCGGGTGAGGGCGGGCGCCGCCCACTGGCCCTGCTGATCACTCCGGGCCAGTGGGGCGACGCCCCGCAGTTCATCCCGGTCATGGAGCGTGTCCGTGTCGCCCGGCTGGACGGTGGGCGTCCCCGGACTCGGCCTGACCATCTCGGCGGAGACAAGGCGTATTCCTCCCTCCGCAATCGTCGCTACCTGCGACGACGCCAGATCAAGCACACAATCCCCGAACCGAAGAACCAGCGGGCCAACCGCCAGCGCAGAGGCAGCAGGGGTGGTCGGCCCGCCGGCTTCGACAAGACGATCTACAAGCGCAGGAACGAAGTTGAGCGAACGATCAACGCACTGAAGAACTCCCGGGCCGTGGCCACGAGATTCGACAAGCGCGCCTACATCTTCCACGGCACCGTCACCCTCGCCTCGATCAGACTCTGGCTCCGCCCATGA
- a CDS encoding aminoglycoside phosphotransferase produces the protein MTELPSNAVPAPAVLDAFGVKGSAVPLVGGQGRSVLIGGFVFKPAEGPDNEVEWAASLFEELASCSGFRVPLPLRAADGRSVVDGWTASEFLTGQPGPQGHWTGVLSAGRAFHTALRELPRPDFLDRQVHPWAVADRVAWGEQAIDVIDDLATPFSTLLELRRPVKQDAAQLIHGDLTGNVLFAVDQAPVVIDFSPYWRPPVFAEAIVVADGLLWFDLPSDLLTAGSGHPDWLQMLVRALIFRLVAHSESAGPLGRAQLGEPDRYVRAADVVVRKLATF, from the coding sequence GTGACTGAGCTGCCGAGCAATGCCGTCCCAGCCCCTGCCGTCCTTGATGCTTTCGGTGTGAAGGGGTCGGCTGTCCCGCTGGTCGGTGGGCAGGGCCGAAGCGTTCTCATCGGCGGGTTTGTATTCAAGCCTGCTGAGGGCCCTGACAACGAGGTCGAGTGGGCGGCTTCTTTGTTCGAGGAGCTGGCGTCATGCAGTGGCTTCCGCGTTCCGCTGCCGCTGCGGGCCGCCGACGGGCGAAGCGTCGTGGACGGCTGGACTGCCAGTGAGTTCCTGACCGGTCAACCTGGCCCGCAGGGGCACTGGACCGGTGTGCTCAGCGCCGGCCGCGCCTTCCACACCGCTCTGCGAGAGTTGCCGCGGCCCGACTTCCTTGACCGGCAGGTACATCCCTGGGCAGTGGCCGACCGAGTCGCGTGGGGCGAGCAGGCCATCGACGTAATTGACGACCTCGCCACACCGTTCTCGACCCTGCTGGAGCTGAGGCGCCCGGTGAAGCAGGACGCAGCTCAACTCATCCACGGCGATCTCACGGGCAATGTGCTGTTCGCTGTGGATCAAGCGCCGGTTGTGATCGACTTTTCCCCATACTGGCGGCCCCCGGTATTTGCCGAGGCCATCGTGGTTGCAGACGGCCTGTTGTGGTTCGACCTCCCGTCTGACCTGTTGACGGCTGGCAGCGGTCACCCTGACTGGCTGCAAATGCTGGTCCGTGCACTGATCTTCAGGCTCGTCGCGCATAGCGAGAGCGCAGGACCACTGGGGCGGGCCCAGTTGGGCGAGCCGGATCGCTATGTAAGGGCAGCCGACGTTGTGGTGCGGAAGCTGGCGACGTTCTAG